In Candidatus Yanofskybacteria bacterium, the DNA window AGTCCGTTTATCTGGCTGACGATGGCATTATATTCATTTGCCTTTTGGTTATATGCTTCGCGATTACCTTTTCCTTTTAATTGTTCGAGTTCTGTTAAAATAGCATCGGCTTTAACTTTTAATTCAGCAATTTGCAATTCAAATATGTTTATTTGGGCTTTGAGCGTTTCGTCAGCTTGTAGACAAGCGGACAATGGTTTTGCAAATGCTTGCACCGCAAGCCAAGTCTTGCGCCCTTCAAATGTTCCCTGCATTACTGCTACTCCAATCTCACGAAAACGGTTATTTAAGATATTGGCACGATGTCCGGGGCTGTCCATCCATGCCTGTACCAACGCTTGGTCATTTTCATAATTACCAAGAGCCAAATTCTCACCTACCACTATGTATTGGTAGCCCACGCCGTCTAAAAGTGTGCTTATATTGTCTCCAGTAGGAGAAATGTGTTCAAAATATTGGCGATTGAACATATCTTCCACTTTTAGCCGTGCGGCGGTATTCAAATGTGGATTTTCAAGAAGAGCGAATAAACCGGCATTTGCCCTGTGGATATTGGTCCATTTGGTAACTCCTCCACGAGTAAGATACGCTTGCTCCGATTCGCGTATGGCCCTCAAGGGCGGCGGGGTTAGTATTTCTTTTTTGATACCCTCTAAGGCAATATTTGTGCTCTCTTTTATATTCGACAGCAGCAACAATGGACTATCTTTTATTAAAAACCAAACAACAGCAGCAATGGCTAAAATTAAAACGATGATTACAATTTTTCTCATATATTAATAATATATCTGATAATTGACTGTACACCAAGCAAGTGCTAAAACTAGTGTAAAATTTGTACTTTTACAAAGGAAATGGTCAATGGACAGGATTGTATTCATCGGTCTAGCCGTTATCAGCTTATATTTGTTCTGCAGGACTATTTACCGTCGTCTTTTCAGCAGGGCTCATAAATCCTGCGGACTGCCGCATGACAAAATAGGGAAACGGTTGTGGCGGGTAATATTGGAGGTTTTTCTCCAATATAGGGTTGTCAAAAACAGACCCCTGGTTGGTATACTTCACGCCGCGGTCATGTGGGGATTTATTGCTTTCGCGTGGGTAAGCATGGAACACCTTTATCTTGGCGTTATCGGCCTCAAGCAGGCTGAACCGATAGATGGTTTGTACCCCGCATTTGCGGCCGTATGGGCATTTGTAGTCATCATTGCCATAATTGGACTTTCTTTCCGGCGATTCGTTTTGAGACCCAAACCGTTGGGAAAAATTTCGCTAACTTCTGCCATCGTCGCGTTTTTAATCTTAATTCTTATGCTCACATACCTAATAAATTGGGGCATACTGCCTGTAGAAAGTTCCGCTTGGAAAATGACCTGGTGGATTCACACAGTCTCATTTTTCTCAATGCTTGTGATAATCCCAAGGTCAAAACATCTTCATCTATTATTAGCTCCGGTAGCGATATTTTTCCGTTCCGAAAAAACAAGTGCGATGCGGCCGCTATCCGAAAACGATAACGATGATGACTTGGGAATGGTAAATTTTTCAGACCTGTCTTTGAAAGACGTACTGGATATCAACGCTTGCGTAGAATGCGGGCGTTGCACCCAAGTTTGCCCGGCAAATGTTTCCGGAGGCTCTCTTAGCCCCAAAAAAATTATCCTGGACCTGCAAAAAGGATTATTACAGAATGGAGAAGTTGTTGCGGGCACAGAAGAAACAAAAAGCGGCAAAAGTTGGATAGCAGACAACGATCTTTTCCAATGTTTGTCATGCGGAGCATGCGAATCCGTCTGTCCGACTGGCATTGAACATGTAAGCAAAATTTTAGACTTGCGCCGAGGTCTTGTAAGCGAGGGACGTGTTGAAAATGATAAAATAACCAAGTTGTTCACGACAATGGAACGTTCACCAGGTAATCCATGGGGTGTCTCCCACGACGCGCGCGAAAAACTGATTTCGGCCAAGCAATTTCCTATTTTTGACGGCTCACAAGAATTACTATTTTGGTTGGGTTGCGGTTTGAGTTATGACACTCACGGACAAGCAGTAGCTACAGCCATGAAACAGGTCTTGGACAGGACTAGCATTTCTTGGGGGGTATTGTCAAAAGAATATTGCTGCGGAGAACCGGCTCGAAGAGCCGGTAACGAATACCTTTATTCACAGCTAGCCGAACGACTCATAGGAATACTTGAAGAAAAAGGCGTAAAAAAAATCATATCTTGCTGTCCTCACTGCACGACAATATTGGATAAAGACTATAGGCAAATTGCGTCTTACGCGGCTTTAGATATCCGGGTAACACATCATTCTGAATTTATTGCGGACATGCTGCCAAATCTTACTCTGGAACAATCACCACGGAAAATGAGTTATCATGACCCGTGTTATCTGGCCAGAGGACTTGGCATAACGGATTCACCGCGCGCCATACTTCGCGCTTGCGGCATCTCAATACTCGAACCAAAAAATCACGGTCAAAATACTTTTTGCTGCGGAGCCGGCGGTGCGCAACTTTTTATCGCTGACGACCTCAAGAGTAAGGATCGTGAAAGAATAAACCACAAACGTTTCGCTGAAGTAAAAGGGACAGGAGCATCCGCCATCGCGGTTGCCTGCCCTTATTGCCCGATTATGCTTCGCGATGCCGCTAATCATAGCGGATGCGAAATGGATATATTAGACATCGCTGAAATTACAGCTATGCACTTAAAAAAGGAGGTGAAATAGCCATGAACGAAAGGGTTATTTATTCAGGAAATGTCCTGGAAATAGACGGCGAAATATACCACCATCACCCCAAAGGTGGAGGACTGGTTTCAAGCACTGCTAAAGTAGATTACACGGTTTACATCGGTCCCGGAGTTATTGTTTCCGGCAAAGCAGTTATCCTTGATAAGGTTCATCTTGAGGGTTTTGTTCGTGTTTCCGGCAATGTCCGTATTGAAAATTCCGTATGCGCCCGCGATCATGTATCTTTTTGGGGAAATGCGTATATTTTAGGGAATGCGATGTTCTCCGGTAATGTTAACGTCCACGACAAATCTGAAATCAAAGGAAGCGTGTGGATATCGGGTGATGTCCTAGTAACCGGCGAGTCAAAAATTTCCGGCCGCGGACAGCTTATCGGCAATCGTTGGATACACGACAAGGAATTAGTACTTACTTAATTTTTAAACAAATTGCTAATTTATAAATTTAAAAGACACATTCAGTGTCTTTTTTAAGTAAGTAAACAGAAGCATTAAGCTCCAGCTAAGGTTTCTAGTATATAATTACGCTCCAGAACTAATTCTTCCGGTTTCAAAACGCCTTCTACGATAATCGGCACACTGGTATCTTGAATGCTTTTTATGATTTCGGCCTGTTTGTTTTGGAACAACGGTTCATGATAACCCGTGTAGCCGCTTAGATGGATTTGGACCACCTTGTCGCCAAGCTTTTCATAAAATTCAACCGTCAAAGCGGTACTTGGATCATTGGTATAAGCATGGTTTACATCCAGAACCATTTTAAAATTTCTGAACATTAGAGTTAAAAGCTGAATACTTTTAGGCAATTTAAATGATTTCTTGCGCTTATCCATATTCTCAAAAGCAAAAGGAAAGTTCTGGGTTAAAAAAATTGAGAAATCTTCAACCGTATCAGGATGAAAGACAATCAAATCTAGAGGTCTGATCAAATTCAGAATGCTTAACCAATTAAAAACATCGCGCGTTTCACTGTTAAAACCGTAGTTAAGCACCGGCGCATGAAAACTGACATAGTCAAAATCTCTAAAATCTTGGGCTGTCAGATTTTTAAATTCTCCGTCTAAAAAATCTTTAAATTTTACAAACCCCAGTTCTACTACGCGACAGCTGGTTGATCTTAACAGGTCTAGGCATTGAATTAAATTAAGGCCTGATTTATAAAGGCAACCCGTTGAAAACCCAAGACGTATGTTGGCTAGTTTTTCCATAACCCCCAATCCTCCGATTTTTAAATAACGCTTTTTTAGAATACCACAATTTAAAACAAACCGCAAGAGAAGTTTAACAAACAATTCGTTAGTTTACTTTTAAGTCCCGCCAAATTTTCATGAACCAAAGCGCCAAAACAAAAAGCAGGGTTGAGGTGATCGCGGAAATAACGCAATAAAAACAGATTGCCTTGATGATAAAAAGCTGAAGAAACAAGAGCCAAAGAGTAGCTAAAAAACCGGCAATTGGTAAGTGGACCAATATGCGCAAAACTTTTTTATTCCTGGTATCAAGATATAAAATCGCGATAACGAGAATTACAAGGTAGTAAATAGCTCCCAAAAGAGAAATTGGAACTCCTGCAATAACTGCGTAACTGCTTGAGATTACCTTGTCGCAACCGGTAAAAACATAACACGGCAAGATGCCGTTATTGTAATGCTGTATTGTAAGATATGCCGCATCAAGAAAACCAACCAAACTAAAAATGATAAAACCTGCTAAAATCCATTTGGATAATTTGGACATTAATTTTTATCCGTCTGACTGGCCTGTTCAATGAGAGATACGAATTCGTCGTAATCTCGCGGCTGTATTTTTTT includes these proteins:
- a CDS encoding 4Fe-4S dicluster domain-containing protein, producing MDRIVFIGLAVISLYLFCRTIYRRLFSRAHKSCGLPHDKIGKRLWRVILEVFLQYRVVKNRPLVGILHAAVMWGFIAFAWVSMEHLYLGVIGLKQAEPIDGLYPAFAAVWAFVVIIAIIGLSFRRFVLRPKPLGKISLTSAIVAFLILILMLTYLINWGILPVESSAWKMTWWIHTVSFFSMLVIIPRSKHLHLLLAPVAIFFRSEKTSAMRPLSENDNDDDLGMVNFSDLSLKDVLDINACVECGRCTQVCPANVSGGSLSPKKIILDLQKGLLQNGEVVAGTEETKSGKSWIADNDLFQCLSCGACESVCPTGIEHVSKILDLRRGLVSEGRVENDKITKLFTTMERSPGNPWGVSHDAREKLISAKQFPIFDGSQELLFWLGCGLSYDTHGQAVATAMKQVLDRTSISWGVLSKEYCCGEPARRAGNEYLYSQLAERLIGILEEKGVKKIISCCPHCTTILDKDYRQIASYAALDIRVTHHSEFIADMLPNLTLEQSPRKMSYHDPCYLARGLGITDSPRAILRACGISILEPKNHGQNTFCCGAGGAQLFIADDLKSKDRERINHKRFAEVKGTGASAIAVACPYCPIMLRDAANHSGCEMDILDIAEITAMHLKKEVK
- a CDS encoding vitamin K epoxide reductase family protein; its protein translation is MSKLSKWILAGFIIFSLVGFLDAAYLTIQHYNNGILPCYVFTGCDKVISSSYAVIAGVPISLLGAIYYLVILVIAILYLDTRNKKVLRILVHLPIAGFLATLWLLFLQLFIIKAICFYCVISAITSTLLFVLALWFMKIWRDLKVN